A segment of the Pseudobacteroides sp. genome:
ATACAATTGGGGATTAAGCAATTTTCCTTCGTATTTTTGGAAGATCTCTATTGAGCTTATATAGTCAGTTACTTCAACATCGTTGTTATAATCAATTATCAGCTTATACAGTATAACCCCGGTAATGACAGGCGACAGGATAACAGCAATATATGATAAAATCAACCACTTTTTTAGTTTCATGTTATCTTTTCTCCCACAAATCTATAGCCTGTTCCCCATACTGTAAGTATGAAATTGGGATTTTTTATATCATCCCCAAGTTTTTCTCTTAATGCTTTCACATGAACTGTAACAGTATTATTTCCATCAACATCCGACTGGTTCCAAATGTTTTCATAGAGCTCTCTTTTAGTAAAAACATGGGTCGGATTTTCAGCCATCAACTTAAGAAGAGCATATTCCTTAGCTGTCAAAGGTATTTCTTGCTCGTAGAGGACAACCTGATTGGTACGGGGCAATATTGTCAATCCATTCTTAAATCTCAATACCTCACCCACATCAATAAATCCAAGATACTTTTTATATCGCTTTAGAAGGCACTCTATCCTTATCTCAAGCTCGGCAAGACTAAAGGGCTTTGTAAGATAATCGTCAATACCCAGTCTGAATCCCTTAATTTTATCTTCATCTGCATGCTTCGCACTTACTACAATTATTGGTGTTTCACTTAACATACGTATATTTTTGCTTAATGTAAACCCATCCATTTGAGGCATCATTATATCTGCAATTATCAAATCATATTTATCCTTTTTAAAATCATCAAGACCCTCAATCCCTGTTGATGCCCAATTTACTTCATAGCCTGCTCTTTTTAGATAATCCGTCATTATGCGTGCAATTTCCGTATCATCTTCAACTACAAGTAGCTTCCCCTTCATTTTTGTACCTCCACAACTCTATTTTAAATGATATAAACATGAGTGCTAAAAACTTAATAAAATCTTTATAATTTTACAGTTTTTATTTTATATTAATATTCGATATTTATAAACTCCGGGATTCTCATGTTAAGGTGTGGAAGCAGCAGTAATAGTGTAGAGAACACCATAATTTCCTAGACATTAAAAACAAGATTATTGTATAAAATAATCTTATTACCAAAATAATTGAAAGCTGGTGAAATCCATGGAAGCAAATCAAATCGCATGCCCTTCATGCAACAGCAATAACCTTACCGCCAAATATGAAGCAAAGTATGTATATTCATATATTATTGATTCCAATGCTCCAGGACTTAAGAACGATCAAGAGCTGCTTCCTTTTTTATATGACAATCGTGAACAGGTTGAATCAACCCAATATATCAAATGCGAAAACTGCGGCAGGCAATTTCCTTGCTTCTTTTCAGCAAAAAGCAATGGAATTGATTTGAATGATCTGCAAAAAGTCCTAAGTTATGACCACAATGAGTAGAGTTATAAAATTATTTTATACGTTAAACAATCTGGAATAGTCTCTAGAACCATGTGTTACATGATATATAAAAACATAATCTCCTAAAACTCTATAAATGCAAATAAGCCTTTCTCCTCTAATCTTTTTTGGCATCTTCCAAGGAAACCGTTGTTTCACTCAAAAGTATTGACTGTTCGGCTATGGCAAGAATAAAAAATTAAAAGCTGGTAATGCTTAACAACTTACCAGCTTTTGGTGTGTCCAACCACAATAAATAAAAAAGTGTAAAGGATTAATTACTTCTCTTATGACTACTCATCAAGAAACTTTTCCTGAGCATCCTTTAATTCACCGGGATTTAGGGAATCAACAGAGTAATTTTCAATACTATTACCCTCTCCGCAGCCTTTTTTCTGGCAATACCACTCTATCACCCTTTGCTCTATTTCTTGATCTGTCCCCTCTACTTTGTATGGATATGCAGAGATCAGCTCTCTGGTATCGTTTGCCCTTAATCCAACCCTGCCTGCAGCTTCAAATTTTCCTAGAAATTTTTTTGCCATATAGATCTCCTCAATTTATCACTTTTGGTTTAATTATCTTAATCCTGATGAATAACCAACTGTATTTTATTTACCAGTTAATCATCCACCTAATAATAGTTTAATAAAATTGAATTGTTTTATACTTTAATAAAGTTTAAATGTGCTAATTAATATTTGTGATTTTACATATCATAATTGGGTAACAAAAGCATGAATGGTCTCACACAATTACTGTAACAATACAAATATTGGTATAACATATAAGGAGCATAAAAATGGAAACCCAATACGACAGAACTAAAATAGGCGAGCGTGGTGCCAGAATCAGTATTGCAGCCTATATTATTTTATCTATATTAAAGCTGGTAATAGGTTATTTTTCAGGGTCGGAAGCACTAACTGCTGACGGCCTTAACAATTCTACTGATATATTAGCTTCTTTGGCGGTATTAATCGGACTCAGGATATCAAGAAAACCAGCTGATGAAAACCACCACTATGGACATTGGAGGGCTGAAACCGTTTCTTCGATGATTGCCTCGCTTATTATGATAGGTGTAGGACTTAATGTTCTTTATAACGCAATACGGTCAATAATCTATTTTAAGGCTCAGTCTCCTGATATAACTGCAGCAATTACAGGTCTTGTTTGTGCTGCAGCAATATATTCAGTATATCGTTACAATAAAAAAGTAGCTGCTGCCATTAAAAGCACAGCACTTATGGCTGCAGCAAAGGATAATCTGTCGGATGCCTGGGTCAGCATCGGTACATCTGTGGGTATAATTGCATCTCAATTCGGACTGCCATGGATTGACCCTGCTGCAGCTGTAGTAGTAGGTGTACTCATTTGCAAAACCGGATGGGATATTTTCATGGAGGCGGCACACAATCTAACGGATGGGTTTGACAAGAAAAACCTGGATAACATATTCAAAATAGTTCGTCAGGTACCGGGCGTAATAGCCGTAAAAGATATCAAAGGGCGGGTCTACGGCAATAATATAATGGTTGATGTTAGTATAACCGTTGATGCTTCTCTTAACATTTCACAGGGGCATCAAATTACTGAAGATATAGAAAGTCATCTTAAAAGTAAATTTGATGTTATTGATGCTGTGGTTCATGTAGAGCCAAATAAATAAACAGTACTTTCGTGAC
Coding sequences within it:
- a CDS encoding response regulator transcription factor, encoding MKGKLLVVEDDTEIARIMTDYLKRAGYEVNWASTGIEGLDDFKKDKYDLIIADIMMPQMDGFTLSKNIRMLSETPIIVVSAKHADEDKIKGFRLGIDDYLTKPFSLAELEIRIECLLKRYKKYLGFIDVGEVLRFKNGLTILPRTNQVVLYEQEIPLTAKEYALLKLMAENPTHVFTKRELYENIWNQSDVDGNNTVTVHVKALREKLGDDIKNPNFILTVWGTGYRFVGEKIT
- a CDS encoding cation diffusion facilitator family transporter, with protein sequence METQYDRTKIGERGARISIAAYIILSILKLVIGYFSGSEALTADGLNNSTDILASLAVLIGLRISRKPADENHHYGHWRAETVSSMIASLIMIGVGLNVLYNAIRSIIYFKAQSPDITAAITGLVCAAAIYSVYRYNKKVAAAIKSTALMAAAKDNLSDAWVSIGTSVGIIASQFGLPWIDPAAAVVVGVLICKTGWDIFMEAAHNLTDGFDKKNLDNIFKIVRQVPGVIAVKDIKGRVYGNNIMVDVSITVDASLNISQGHQITEDIESHLKSKFDVIDAVVHVEPNK